AACTACCGCGGCTACGACGTGTGGGAACTGCCGCCCAACAGCCAGGGCATCGCCGCGCTGCAGATGCTCAACATCCTGGAGGGCTACGACTTCTCAAAGATCCCGTTCGGTTCGGCCGAGCACGTGCACCTGTTCGCCGAGGCCAAGAAGCTGGCCTTCGCCGACCGCGCCCGCTTCTATGCGGACCCGGCGTTCCAGCCGGCGCCGCTGGCCAAGCTGATCTCCAAGGACTACGCCGCGCAGCGCCGCGCGCTGATCTCCATGGACAAGGCGTTGAAGGAAGTGCAGCCGGGCACGCCGAAGCAGCTGGAGGAGGGCGACACCATCTACCTGACCGTGGCCGACGCCGACGGCATGATGGTGTCGCTGATCCAGTCCAACTACCGCGGCATGGGCAGCGGCATGGCGCCGCCGGGGCTGGGCTTCATCCTGCAGGATCGCGGCGAGATGTTCGTGCTGAAGAAGGACCACCCCAACGGCTACGCGCCGGGCAAGCGCCCGTTCCAGACCATCATCCCGGCGTTCGTGACCAAGGACGGCACGCCGTGGCTGAGCTTCGGCGTGATGGGCGGGGCGATGCAGCCGCAGGGCCACGTGCAGATCGTGATGAACCTGGTCGATTTCCACATGAACCTGCAGGAGGCCGGCGACGCGCCGCGGATCCAGCACGAGGGATCCACCGAGCCTACCGGCCAGGCCACGGCGATGCGCGACGGCGGCGAGCTGAACCTGGAGACCGGCTTTTCCTACGACACCATCCGCGCGCTGATGCGCAAAGGGCATCGGGTGATCTTCGCCGACGGCCCCTACGGCGGCTACCAGGCGATCGCCCGCGACCCGGCCAGCGGCGTGTACTACGGCGCCTCGGAAAGCCGCAAGGACGGCCAGGCCGCCGGCTACTGAGCCTGCGCCGCGGCCGGCCCGGAGGGCGAACGCGCGGCCCGGCCATGCGTGCAGCGCGCGTGCGGCGGGCGTGCGCGTACCGGCGCTGCCGCCGGCGCGTTCACTCCTGCGCTCGCGTGCGCGCCGCCTCCCCGCGCGCGTGGTCCTGCGCCGCCTGTTCGCGCGCGATCCACGCCTCGAGCATGTGCCGGGCGCGCTGCACGCGGCGGATCCGGTCGAGGAATCGAGAGGGAGCGCGCCGGCCCTGCAGCGATGCGCAAGGGCAGGCGGCGCGTAGCGGTTGCCGGTCCGGATCGCTGTGGCAGCGAGCGGCAACGCACGGACGAAGCCGGCGAGGATACGGAGCGGATCGTCACGGCGCCGTTATGGCGCAATCCGCTCGGCGCCCGGTGCGCGCGGTCGCCGCCGATGCGGGCGAACAACCCGGCGCGGCCGGCGTGGTGCATCCCCGCGACCTGCCCCTGCCCATCGACGCCCGCGCCGCCGTCGGCTCCCGGCCGGACGCGCTTCGCCGCCGCGACCGGCGCACCCCGATGTCCGCCGGGGCGCGGCCGGCGCCTGAATGCGCGAGACGGCGGCATGACGCCGGTCCCGGTTGCGCGCCTGCCCGCTCAGGTTGTGCGGCGGCGGCCGATACCATGGCGAAGGATGCCTGGAGGGGGAAGACGATGTCGTTGTTCACACGCAGTCCGGACGCTGATGCCGGACACGCCGCGGCCTTGCCGGATGCCCCGGTGGCGCTGCTGCGGCTGGATCCGCACGGCCGGGTGAGCGCCGCCAATCGGGCCGCGCTGGACCTGCTCGGGGTACGCGCGGAGGCCTTGCTCGGCGAACCCAGCGAGGCGGTGTGGGGCCTGCCGCTGGCGGCGCTGGCCGGCGCCGAGGGCAGCTGGCTGGCGTCGGCCGACGATCCGGCGCGGCGCGTGCGCTACCAGCGTGACCGCGACGGCGATGGCTGGCTGCTGTCGCTGCCGCATCCGGAGACCGCCGCGCTGCTGCGCGACGTCGCCCTGCTCGGCGCCGGGCAGGTACAGGGCGCGACCAGCCCGGCGCTGCAGGCGCTGGCGCAGCGGCTGCAGGCCGGCGCCGAGGCGCAGGCCTTGCTGGAACGGGTCGGCGAGCGCCTGACCGGCTGCGACCTGGACCTGGGCCTGAGCACGCCGCTGTCCGCGCAGGAGACCGAGGCGATGGCCGGGCGGCGCCTGTCGGCGGGGTTCGGCAACCTGGCCGAGG
The Xanthomonas sp. AM6 DNA segment above includes these coding regions:
- the ggt gene encoding gamma-glutamyltransferase, which gives rise to MSALNCSVAFITIALALPPLAGAADRITGQPFATRSEVIAPHAMAATSQPLATQIALDTMQAGGSAVDAAIAANAALGLMEPTGNGVGGDLFAIVWDPKTRKLYGYNGSGRSPRSLTLAEFQRRGLKDIPPTGPLPVSVPGAVDGWFALHERFGRRPMAQNLAPAIRYAREGHPVAETIAYYWDRSVPRLSQYPGFKEQFTLDGRAPRKGELWKNPNLADTLQQIADGGRDAFYKGPIARTIDAYFKANGGFLSYDDLASHHGEWVEPVSTNYRGYDVWELPPNSQGIAALQMLNILEGYDFSKIPFGSAEHVHLFAEAKKLAFADRARFYADPAFQPAPLAKLISKDYAAQRRALISMDKALKEVQPGTPKQLEEGDTIYLTVADADGMMVSLIQSNYRGMGSGMAPPGLGFILQDRGEMFVLKKDHPNGYAPGKRPFQTIIPAFVTKDGTPWLSFGVMGGAMQPQGHVQIVMNLVDFHMNLQEAGDAPRIQHEGSTEPTGQATAMRDGGELNLETGFSYDTIRALMRKGHRVIFADGPYGGYQAIARDPASGVYYGASESRKDGQAAGY